One window of Quercus robur chromosome 5, dhQueRobu3.1, whole genome shotgun sequence genomic DNA carries:
- the LOC126727568 gene encoding uncharacterized protein LOC126727568 isoform X2: protein MWAAPMPLVTVEDEGGHMWATPMDMVDDEGHKLLEACFGHPIGGKLTFGATNHPNTRIVAQSTLDYWNNKFDLCYKLVRVVGATWTFLGAFRSKYLISMEIAKSEEDKPTKYFVRTYERFIMGADSNELNFYVCVPWDTYVLRTPKLLDGEWMETVDLTE from the exons ATGTGGGCGGCGCCGATGCCGTTGGTGACTGTTGAAGACGAAGGTGGCCAC ATGTGGGCGACGCCGATGGACATGGTTGACGACGAAGGTCATAAACTCTTGGAGGCTTGTTTTGGACATCCGATTGGAGGTAAATTGACATTTGGGGCTACTAACCACCCAAACACTCGAATAGTGGCTCAATCCACTCTCGATTATTGGAATAACAAG TTTGATTTGTGTTACAAACTTGTGAGGGTTGTTGGGGCCACTTGGACTTTCCTTGGCGCTTTCAGGAGCAAGTATCTTATTTCCATGGAAATAGCAAAATCAGAAGAAGATAAGCCCACGAAATACTTTGTGAGGACTTACGAACGTTTTATAATGGGAGCCGACTCTAACGAACTCAACTTCTACGTTTGCGTGCCTTGGGATACTTATGTTTTGAGAACACCTAAGCTGCTTGATGGAGAGTGGATGGAGACGGTTGACTTGACTGAATGA
- the LOC126727568 gene encoding uncharacterized protein LOC126727568 isoform X1 produces the protein MWAAPMPLVTVEDEGGHLWATADVEGLHMGTTTHIKGRHMWATPMDMVDDEGHKLLEACFGHPIGGKLTFGATNHPNTRIVAQSTLDYWNNKFDLCYKLVRVVGATWTFLGAFRSKYLISMEIAKSEEDKPTKYFVRTYERFIMGADSNELNFYVCVPWDTYVLRTPKLLDGEWMETVDLTE, from the exons ATGTGGGCGGCGCCGATGCCGTTGGTGACTGTTGAAGACGAAGGTGGCCACCTGTGGGCGACGGCTGACGTCGAAGGTCTCCACATGGGGACGACGACTCACATCAAAGGTCGGCACATGTGGGCGACGCCGATGGACATGGTTGACGACGAAGGTCATAAACTCTTGGAGGCTTGTTTTGGACATCCGATTGGAGGTAAATTGACATTTGGGGCTACTAACCACCCAAACACTCGAATAGTGGCTCAATCCACTCTCGATTATTGGAATAACAAG TTTGATTTGTGTTACAAACTTGTGAGGGTTGTTGGGGCCACTTGGACTTTCCTTGGCGCTTTCAGGAGCAAGTATCTTATTTCCATGGAAATAGCAAAATCAGAAGAAGATAAGCCCACGAAATACTTTGTGAGGACTTACGAACGTTTTATAATGGGAGCCGACTCTAACGAACTCAACTTCTACGTTTGCGTGCCTTGGGATACTTATGTTTTGAGAACACCTAAGCTGCTTGATGGAGAGTGGATGGAGACGGTTGACTTGACTGAATGA